The following are encoded together in the Zygosaccharomyces rouxii strain CBS732 chromosome C complete sequence genome:
- the TMA64 gene encoding Tma64p (similar to uniprot|Q04600 Saccharomyces cerevisiae YDR117C RBF64 Hypothetical ORF), producing MFKKDPHVKALSNLKNSEAKKLLATCRAQTGNQEYSFPTGVIKQTNFQAQSGIGTVYTDADNKPIWFKEKHGNLLYPTVFACWSHPGLLPVVLTHGFVVEERLFNGANLMLAGTVLPFDSRLKPGTVCGIASKNAPDVVMAVGVVQLDLPSYDSVLGKTGVAVQLVHYLPDGLSKVFKVNAEPPVSLEDSDEEEEEEEEVLEESAQQPSSQEIPSQEKAVDIDDIAEVLDEFRLEDVDQFLTRALYYTLTHDTKLELPISASNFISNHINHNLPSVDHEKVNVKKSSWKKTAKFLKNFEKEGFLKLKGKGDDLTIIGINKQKPELQNFQPYQISGGSGGGGNSSSNNNKKDGSPQLRCETLYKPINLAKDFIQQTDLNPQDILYTAQELKNALNDYIASNNLADSKNKKMVILDDLLYHLVNKKQKDTTAPRLVSRATIIEPLLANSFTPHFQIYKGDIPLFKNPSRGNLPNIEIVTEMKIGRKVITRVSRFEIFHIDEDELAATLRRLCSGSTTIGETMTSPKYKEVTVQGPHGPLIIDHLNSLGIPTKWIKFDNKLKKKKKAGGK from the coding sequence ATGTTCAAGAAAGATCCTCACGTCAAGGCTCTCAGTAATCTGAAGAATTCTGAGGCCAAGAAATTACTGGCTACTTGCAGAGCCCAAACTGGTAACCAAGAGTACTCTTTTCCTACAGGTGTTATTAAACAGACAAACTTCCAAGCCCAAAGTGGTATAGGGACGGTCTATACAGATGCCGATAACAAGCCCATTTGGTTCAAGGAAAAGCATGGGAATCTACTTTATCCAACCGTATTTGCATGTTGGTCACATCCCGGTTTACTTCCTGTAGTCTTGACCCATGGATTCGTTGTCGAGGAGCGATTGTTTAACGGTGCCAATTTAATGTTAGCAGGTACTGTACTGCCTTTTGACTCACGTTTAAAGCCCGGTACTGTCTGTGGTATTGCTAGTAAAAATGCTCCCGATGTAGTTATGGCAGTTGGTGTGGTTCAGTTGGATTTACCATCTTATGATTCAGTCCTCGGTAAAACTGGTGTGGCAGTTCAACTAGTACACTACTTACCAGACGGGCTTTCTAAAGTCTTCAAGGTTAATGCAGAACCACCGGTTTCCCTCGAGGATAgcgatgaagaagaagaagaagaggaagaagtATTAGAAGAATCAGCACAACAACCATCTTCACAGGAAATTCCATCACAGGAAAAGGCCGTAGATATCGATGATATTGCAGAAGtacttgatgaatttagacTAGAGGATgtggatcaatttttgactAGAGCACTATACTATACTTTGACCCACGATACAAAATTAGAACTACCAATTTCTGCATctaattttatttcaaaCCACATCAATCACAACTTGCCCTCAGTGGACCACGAAAAGGTTAACGTGAAGAAGAGttcttggaagaaaactgccaaatttctcaagaattttgaaaaagaagggTTCCTCAAATTGAAAGGTAAAGGTGATGACTTAACCATTATAGGTATCAACAAGCAGAAACCAGAACTACAAAATTTCCAACCATATCAAATCAGCGGTGGTAGTGGTGGCGGCGGTAATTCATCCTCCAATAATAACAAGAAGGATGGATCACCTCAGTTACGTTGTGAAACCCTTTACAAACCTATAAATTTGGCCAAAGATTTTATTCAACAGACAGACTTAAATCCACAAGATATCCTTTACACTGcacaagaattgaaaaatgcgCTTAACGATTATATCGCATCGAACAATTTGGCTgattcaaagaataaaaagatGGTCATCCTCGATGACTTACTTTACCATCTAGTCAACAAAAAACAGAAGGACACAACTGCTCCTCGCTTGGTTTCAAGGGCAACAATTATAGAACCGCTTTTGGCCAACAGTTTCACACCACATTTCCAAATATACAAAGGTGATATtcctcttttcaaaaatccATCTAGAGGTAATTTACCTAACATTGAAATAGTCACTGAAATGAAAATTGGACGTAAAGTGATTACAAGAGTctcaagatttgaaattttccacattgatgaagatgagttAGCAGCTACACTGCGTAGACTCTGCAGTGGTTCTACAACTATCGGTGAAACCATGACTTCCCCCAAGTATAAGGAAGTCACGGTTCAAGGGCCTCACGGACCTTTGATTATCGACCATTTGAACTCATTAGGGATCCCCACTAAATGGATCAAATTCGATAAcaagctgaagaagaagaagaaagctGGTGGTAAATAG
- the MRPL1 gene encoding mitochondrial 54S ribosomal protein uL1m (similar to uniprot|Q04599 Saccharomyces cerevisiae YDR116C MRPL1 Mitochondrial ribosomal protein of the large subunit), which yields MIGLIPSLRSQLLGSTSRCLFHTAALLRAEEAGSKLTKEQLRKREVRRAARRKVEAKKPAHTHPLYMPTPLALRYLRAVEVGYPASQQVITVTTSVVADRGNPPIAGNVSLPSPLKDVLVAVFSNDEQQLSMARDKFRCHLVGGSDIIAKIKQGEIPVDFDKAFATPDIAQELTSQVARILGPKQVLPMAKRGTVASDLEPLIKDSFGSIPFRQKGNSISLAVAKCEFSDRQVLENLLAVQTAFKEAVSNQKAKRPSILGRTTLTTTHGPGIVIDLV from the coding sequence ATGATTGGTCTAATACCATCTTTACGTTCCCAATTGCTTGGATCTACCTCAAGATGTCTCTTCCATACCGCTGCACTATTAAGAGCTGAAGAAGCAGGATCtaaattgaccaaagaACAACTCAGGAAAAGAGAAGTACGTAGAGCCGCAAGACGTAAAGTGGAAGCAAAAAAACCTGCACATACTCATCCATTGTATATGCCTACACCATTAGCATTGAGATATCTGCGCGCAGTTGAAGTAGGTTACCCAGCGTCTCAACAGGTTATTACTGTGACAACATCCGTAGTGGCAGATAGAGGTAATCCACCAATAGCTGGAAATGTCTCGCTACCAAGTCCTCTAAAGGATGTACTTGTAGCAGTATTCAGTAATGATGAACAACAATTAAGCATGGCAAGAGACAAATTCCGTTGTCACCTTGTGGGTGGATCAGATATAATTGCTAAGATTAAACAAGGCGAAATTCCAGTCGATTTTGATAAGGCATTTGCTACACCTGATATAGCTCAAGAGCTCACATCTCAAGTAGCACGTATATTGGGACCTAAACAAGTTCTTCCCATGGCGAAAAGAGGTACAGTGGCATCGGATTTAGAACCCCTAATCAAGGATAGTTTTGGTTCCATACCGTTTAGACAAAAGGGTAATTCAATTAGTCTTGCGGTGGCTAAGTGTGAATTTTCTGATCGTCAAGTACTAGAAAATCTATTAGCTGTCCAAACCGCCTTCAAGGAAGCTGTATCGAATCAAAAGGCAAAAAGACCAAGTATCTTGGGTAGAACCACGTTGACAACGACTCACGGTCCTGGGATTGTTATCGATTTGGTATGA
- the MRX14 gene encoding mitochondrial 54S ribosomal protein bL34m (similar to uniprot|Q04598 Saccharomyces cerevisiae YDR115W): protein MWSFARNIFQVGARRSLFTMGNWTPTTVSPLQRLLGPSPLSSGFGMGQRRWKSRGNTFQPSTLKRKRRVGFLARARSKQGSKILQRRKHKGRWFLTH from the coding sequence ATGTGGTCCTTTGCCAGaaacattttccaagtgGGTGCACGTCGTTCTCTTTTCACGATGGGGAATTGGACCCCCACTACGGTCTCTCCATTACAACGTCTACTGGGACCATCACCACTTTCTTCAGGTTTTGGTATGGGGCAACGCCGTTGGAAATCAAGAGGTAACACATTCCAACCTAGTACTCTGAAACGTAAGCGTAGGGTAGGATTTCTAGCTCGTGCACGCAGTAAGCAAGgttcaaagattttacaacGCAGAAAGCACAAAGGTAGATGGTTCTTAACgcattga
- the GEP5 gene encoding Gep5p (weakly similar to uniprot|Q12393 Saccharomyces cerevisiae YLR091W Hypothetical ORF), with product MVSSNLQELIPALSRSIRQLPLHIETQKVLEFYCRNSSYKSLLVAQDISEFEKHNDHKYLEALIQKTHFLWDNPLPPFLKRFQLYHKELTNHWPYEYQRSLLSMSNPRKESQGYLWRDGKELALSNLRFEKHRWADENIIERLSPEQGTQLLHSIFHQYFFLKSHARLCYNNRKIPVPIVEIPLRPMGNDVADCRIRNLFKRKTAVVWNLLAWENRPLSTRNEQLLGEIITKSETRSMRRLYQRASRRAYVVTNEGKDPNGLQVPEFRPGEILQMSI from the coding sequence atggTTAGTTCCAATTTGCAGGAATTGATTCCAGCTCTTTCCAGAAGTATACGTCAACTGCCGCTTCATATAGAAACTCAGAAAGTGTTGGAATTTTACTGTAGAAATAGTTCATACAAGTCCTTATTAGTGGCTCAAGATATTagtgaatttgaaaagcaTAATGATCACAAGTACTTAGAAGCACTCATCCAGAAAACGCATTTCTTATGGGATAATCCACTGCCGCCGTTCctcaaaagatttcaacTATATCATAAAGAGTTGACAAACCACTGGCCTTACGAGTACCAACGATCGCTATTAAGCATGTCAAATCCCAGGAAAGAATCACAGGGTTATCTTTGGAGAGACGGTAAAGAGTTGGCATTGTCCAATCTGCGGTTCGAGAAACATCGTTGGGCTGATGAAAATATAATTGAGAGACTTTCACCAGAACAAGGTACTCAGTTGTTACATTCAATTTTCCACCAATACTTCTTTCTCAAGAGCCATGCAAGACTGTGCTATAACAACAGGAAAATTCCTGTACCAATTGTCGAAATCCCCTTGAGACCTATGGGTAACGACGTTGCAGATTGTCGAATACGcaaccttttcaaaagaaagacTGCAGTAGTATGGAATCTATTGGCATGGGAAAATAGACCGCTGTCAACCCGCAATGAACAGTTACTAGGTGAAATCATTACCAAGAGTGAAACTCGATCCATGAGAAGACTCTATCAGAGAGCGTCTAGACGAGCGTATGTGGTAACGAACGAGGGAAAAGATCCTAACGGTTTACAAGTACCTGAATTCCGTCCAGGTGAAATACTACAGATGTCTATATGA
- the PDS1 gene encoding securin (weakly similar to uniprot|P40316 Saccharomyces cerevisiae YDR113C PDS1 Securin that inhibits anaphase by binding separin Esp1p also blocks cyclin destruction and mitotic exit essential for cell cycle arrest in mitosis in the presence of DNA damage or aberrant mitotic spindles also present in meiotic nuclei) has translation MVGKVQDNKENNVVLDPGENGSLALPQTPIHLLKRSQPNVLKPEENTPVKKSRSVSPVRGQRRLPLASKDHNKSSAAGPVKKRQPTLQGELLSNPRKLQKYGSVLGYTDLPRTKSLVLKDGDDEDDDEEEENSELQKKLQDAMNRREDSNEGLGGLAKLVRDTKDDIEYAPHRLPPLEYAPDGHTRWEDEDIVKLKKVDLRIRDDQDDHEDNEPQENDDGLLPLMSIESNNEDSNENEADEILPKNHRIHPFPKLRVFDEDQVENIYNGEGLNAEELEDLLA, from the coding sequence ATGGTTGGAAAGGTCCAAGATAATAAGGAAAATAATGTGGTACTAGATCCTGGGGAAAACGGATCGCTGGCGCTGCCGCAAACCCCAATACATCTATTGAAGAGATCCCAACCCAATGTTCTGAAACCAGAAGAGAATACACCTGTGAAAAAATCCAGAAGTGTTTCACCAGTGAGAGGGCAGAGACGTCTACCGCTTGCGTCAAAGGATCACAATAAATCTAGTGCGGCTGGTCCCGTAAAGAAGAGACAACCCACTTTACAGGGGGAGCTTTTATCTAATCCAAGGAAACTACAAAAATATGGATCTGTACTAGGCTATACGGATTTACCAAGAACAAAGAGTTTAGTGCTTaaagatggtgatgatgaagatgatgatgaagaagaagaaaatagCGAATTAcagaagaaattacaagatgCAATGAATCGACGTGAGGATAGTAATGAAGGATTAGGTGGATTAGCCAAATTGGTACGAGACACAAAGGATGATATTGAATACGCACCACATAGATTACCACCGTTAGAATATGCGCCTGATGGACATACACGTTgggaagatgaagatattgtaaaattgaaaaaagtagATTTAAGAATACGGGATGATCAAGACGACCATGAAGATAACGAGCCACAGGAGAATGATGATGGACTGCTGCCACTTATGAGTATAGAAagtaataatgaagattcaaatgaaaatgaagctGATGAAATACTGCCCAAAAACCACAGGATACATCCCTTCCCTAAACTAAGGGtctttgatgaagatcaaGTGGAAAATATTTACAATGGCGAAGGGCTAAATGCAGAAGAGCTCGAAGATTTACTGGCGTAG
- the XDJ1 gene encoding Xdj1p (similar to uniprot|P39102 Saccharomyces cerevisiae YLR090W XDJ1 Putative homolog of E. coli DnaJ closely related to Ydj1p), whose product MSLYDTLGVSQDATQVEIKKAYRKLALQHHPDKVTDDSVREESEVRFKEITAAYEVLSDEEKRSKYDTYGDTADGPDFEDESFMNFFTQFNSGFGFNGGGGGGFPGAQPGDDRSDDVQVPLKVSMADCYNGKVFKFQSKRKIVCEKCEGSGWRRRSGGPPPQTNCKSCQGRGYKEQLRRVAPGMVAQQTVSCGMCHGKGKYVSKPTSEKNQCKKCRGQGMIEEAKPLTVSIPRGSRHGDRIVFEGEADQEVGKSKTGDLIFIVDEGTEPPEGVRLERRGYDLITNISISLAEAITGLDRTLTKTLDGRVLKLSTPAGKVISPGKIIKVEQEGWPLNSHATKFGDLYVLVDIVFPRDNWFAEKSDLLKIRNILPSEAANNDVKADPGNTEQVSDMKLVDQLPDYMGSNGDQYAHEGHASGAFPDDGTPQCAQQ is encoded by the coding sequence ATGTCTCTTTACGATACACTTGGTGTATCTCAAGATGCAACTCAAGTTGAGATTAAAAAGGCCTACAGGAAGTTAGCGCTACAACATCATCCTGATAAAGTTACAGATGACTCAGTAAGAGAGGAAAGTGAAGTTCGTTTCAAAGAGATCACAGCAGCATATGAGGTTTTGAGTGATGAGGAGAAAAGATCTAAATATGACACCTATGGTGATACTGCTGATGGGCCcgattttgaagatgaatcatttatgaatttctttacaCAGTTTAACAGCGGATTTGGATTCAACGGCGGTGGTGGCGGTGGTTTCCCAGGTGCCCAGCCTGGAGATGATAGATCTGATGATGTACAAGTACCTTTGAAAGTAAGCATGGCAGATTGTTATAACGGTAAAGTGTTTAAATTTCAATCCAAACGTAAGATTGTGTGTGAAAAATGTGAAGGGTCTGGTTGGAGACGTCGTAGCGGTGGACCGCCACCTCAGACCAATTGTAAAAGCTGTCAGGGCCGTGGCTATAAGGAACAGTTAAGGAGAGTCGCTCCCGGTATGGTTGCTCAACAAACTGTATCTTGTGGTATGTGTCACGGGAAGGGTAAATACGTTAGTAAACCAACGTCTGAAAAGAACCAATGTAAAAAATGCAGAGGCCAGGGTATGATAGAAGAAGCTAAGCCACTTACTGTGTCAATTCCTCGTGGTAGTCGTCATGGTGATCGTATCGtttttgaaggtgaagcTGATCAAGAAGTGGGTAAATCAAAGACCGGTGATTTGATATTTATTGTCGATGAGGGCACAGAACCACCAGAAGGTGTTAGACTTGAGAGACGTGGCTATGATTTAATAACAAACATAAGCATTTCTTTGGCAGAAGCCATTACAGGTCTAGACAGAACTTTAACCAAAACTCTAGATGGACGTGTATTAAAATTGTCGACTCCGGCAGGTAAAGTGATAAGTCCTGGTAAAATTATTAAGGTGGAACAAGAAGGTTGGCCTCTCAATAGTCACGCAACGAAATTCGGTGATCTGTACGTGTTAGTGGATATTGTTTTCCCCAGAGACAATTGGTTCGCTGAAAAGAGTGATTTGCTAAAGATTAGAAACATTCTGCCAAGTGAAGCTGCGAATAATGATGTTAAGGCGGATCCTGGGAATACAGAACAAGTATCAGACATGAAGCTAGTAGATCAATTACCCGACTATATGGGGTCTAATGGTGATCAATATGCACACGAAGGTCATGCAAGTGGAGCTTTCCCTGATGATGGAACTCCTCAGTGTGCTCAACAGTAG
- a CDS encoding uncharacterized protein (similar to uniprot|P52893 Saccharomyces cerevisiae YLR089C ALT1 putative alanine transaminase (glutamyc pyruvic transaminase)): MVLLARPRILLSSRRTLLQVAQRYKSAQTEAHLHHIHSKVSNVLGAVYPAEKLGLSEVNENVLKAKYAVRGAIPMLAAELNAKLKKDPHSLPFDNIVSANIGNPQHLKQKPLTFYRQVLSLLQYPGLLEENEQVLIDSKLYQKDAIARARRLLNDIGSSVGAYSTSQGIQGIRETVAQFITERDGGEKAYAEDIFLTAGASSAVSYLLSILCKGQETGVLIPIPQYPLYTASLALNNSHPLPYYLDEKSGWSTNPTEIEDVVNNAIEQNIKPSVLVVINPGNPTGAVLSEEDISQIFAIAAKYGIVVIADEVYQENVFDGAEFHSMKKILRKLQKSNPGVFDNVQLASLHSTSKGVSGECGQRGGYMEITGFNNDIRQVILKLASISLCPVVTGQALVDLMVSPPKPGDESYELDQQERKSIHEALAERAGKLHATFNSLEGIECQKPEGAMYLFPRLLLPFKAIQSAEHEGMTPDAFYCKKLLEATGICTVPGSGFGQEPGTYHLRTTFLAPGTEWIERWENFHKAFYEEYRD; encoded by the coding sequence ATGGTTCTTCTTGCACGTCCCAGGATCTTACTCTCAAGTAGAAGAACTCTACTTCAAGTTGCTCAAAGGTATAAATCTGCACAAACTGAAGCCCATCTCCACCATATTCACtccaaagtttcaaatGTATTAGGTGCTGTTTATCCAGCTGAGAAACTGGGATTAAGTGAAGTTAATGAGAATGTTTTAAAGGCTAAATATGCAGTCAGAGGTGCAATCCCCATGTTAGCAGCGGAATTAAATgccaaattgaaaaaggatCCACACTCTTTGCCTTTTGATAATATTGTCAGTGCAAATATTGGTAATCCTCAACACTTGAAACAAAAACCATTGACTTTCTACAGACAAGTTCTATCACTTTTACAATATCCAGGtcttttggaagaaaatgaacaaGTTTTgattgattccaaattgtACCAAAAGGACGCCATTGCGAGAGCTAGAAGGTTGCTCAACGACATTGGTAGTTCCGTTGGTGCCTATTCTACATCTCAAGGTATTCAAGGAATCAGAGAGACCGTCGCTCAATTCATTACCGAAAGAGACGGTGGTGAAAAGGCTTACGCTGAGGACATCTTTTTAACCGCTGGTGCCTCATCAGCAGTTTCTTATCTTTTATCGATCTTGTGCAAAGGTCAAGAGACTGGTGTTTTGATTCCTATTCCTCAGTACCCATTGTACACAGCTTCATTAGCTCTAAACAATTCACATCCATTACCATACTACTTGGATGAAAAATCAGGTTGGTCTACTAACCCTACAGAGATTGAGGATGTGGTTAACAATGCCattgaacaaaatatcAAACCCTCTGTATTGGTGGTCATTAACCCCGGTAATCCAACAGGTGCGGTCTTATCTGAGGAGGacatttctcaaatttttgcCATTGCAGCTAAATATGGTATTGTCGTCATTGCCGATGAAGTCTATCAAGAGAATGTCTTTGATGGTGCTGAATTCCATTCcatgaaaaagattttgagaaaattaCAGAAAAGCAATCCTGGTGTCTTTGATAACGTCCAATTGGCAAGTTTACACTCAACTTCTAAGGGTGTTTCTGGTGAATGTGGTCAAAGAGGTGGATATATGGAAATCACCGGCTTCAATAACGATATCAGACAAGTTATCCTCAAATTAGCTTCCATTTCCCTATGTCCTGTCGTCACAGGCCAAGCATTAGTTGACCTGATGGTATCACCTCCTAAACCAGGTGACGAATCCTACGAATTGGATCAACAAGAGCGTAAATCGATCCATGAAGCCTTAGCCGAAAGAGCTGGTAAGCTACATGCAACTTTCAACTCTTTGGAAGGTATCGAATGTCAAAAGCCAGAAGGTGCAATGTATTTGTTCCCCAGACTATTACTTCCATTCAAAGCTATACAATCCGCTGAACATGAAGGTATGACTCCAGATGCATTCTACTGTAAGAAATTACTAGAAGCCACAGGTATCTGTACTGTACCAGGTTCCGGATTCGGCCAGGAACCAGGTACTTACCATTTGAGAACAACCTTCTTGGCACCAGGTACTGAATGGATTGAAAGATGGGAGAACTTCCACAAGGCCTTTTACGAAGAATACCGTGACTAA
- the FOB1 gene encoding replication fork barrier binding protein FOB1 (some similarities with uniprot|O13329 Saccharomyces cerevisiae YDR110W FOB1 Nucleolar protein required for DNA replication fork blocking and recombinational hotspot activities binds to the replication fork barrier site in the rDNA region related to retroviral integrases), with translation MSKRKPLTQQKLASEEEHEIEGEPKRKKVNKKSRNGEFIVPPMNQKFVSCLQLGMNLNLLEQGAEESLQFQGTVAGQLTQQIYELIRSDTLSIANLERCHKWKGESSEIEYYYLRSRYFVSEENGMVCDRKRDDRIVCEPASMFHLVMCSHLQNNHVTSYNIHRNLVKTYANITRDYIVTAISYCSKCNPDLKAKPFQKKRHKNVYWELLPLERVHIEVFEPFDGEKIQGRFSHLLYFRDYFSRYVWILPLQNDKRKHMIRAMSSFLLGLPRIPIFLESTTIDREHLFDLCGQIAEHYSLKLGLGVKNSQRFHNNGIKDMKELLGSHKEECLQDWNLCLKYGPFHINQNINVSSDGRPGDLLFTSVPDCNRKFVKKRNDVILDTPSQQVVHLGEGVLFLENNKEEHKTVEAVKENITHSDPDEERAENDNTNDTQVRIDEGDVSPSKTEPVEQRDEDGEDRRGESDEADIRRPEDEPIDDAIEQKKEGNARNHLKNSAEVMVANIPNDNHVNTVQMQPAIVRDDYIYDSDELADYNLEVEQKRYKRMRKSNDADDKSMSEMGPRKKRKLLGRKLQSSTNMDESIEL, from the coding sequence ATGTCTAAGAGAAAACCTCTTACTCAACAAAAATTGGcaagtgaagaagaacatgAGATCGAAGGGGAACCTAAGCGTAAAAAGGTCAACAAGAAAAGTCGGAATGGAGAGTTTATAGTACCCCCTatgaatcaaaaatttgtGAGTTGTTTACAACTGGGGATGAATTTAAACTTATTAGAACAAGGTGCCGAAGAATCGCTGCAATTCCAAGGTACTGTGGCAGGTCAATTGACACAACAGATTTACGAATTGATCAGATCTGATACATTGAGTATAGCCAACCTAGAGCGCTGTCACAAGTGGAAAGGAGAATCATCTGAAATAGAATACTACTATCTACGTTCAAGATATTTTGTTTCAGAAGAAAATGGTATGGTTTGTGATCGAAAGAGAGACGACAGGATTGTATGTGAACCTGCTTCTATGTTCCATTTGGTAATGTGTTCTCATTTACAGAATAATCATGTTACGTCTTATAACATTCATCGAAATTTGGTTAAGACATATGCCAATATTACTCGTGATTATATTGTTACGGCCATTAGTTATTGTTCCAAATGTAATCCTGATCTGAAGGCCAAACCTTTCCAAAAGAAGCGCCATAAAAATGTTTATTGGGAACTTTTACCTCTGGAAAGAGTCCATATTGAGGTGTTTGAACCATTTGACGGAGAAAAAATACAAGGCAGGTTTTCTCATCTACTTTATTTTAGAGATTATTTCTCGAGGTATGTTTGGATTTTACCTTTGCAGAACGACAAAAGAAAGCATATGATTCGAGCAATGTCGTCATTCTTATTAGGCTTACCCCGAATCCCGATTTTTTTAGAGAGCACTACCATTGATAGGGAACATTTATTTGACCTATGTGGTCAAATTGCAGAACATTACAGTTTGAAACTAGGACTCGGAGTTAAAAATTCTCAGCGGTTCCATAACAATGGAATCAAAGATATGAAAGAGTTGCTTGGGTCTCATAAGGAAGAGTGTCTACAAGATTGGAACTTATGCTTGAAATATGGTCCATTCCATATAAATCAAAATATTAATGTATCATCAGATGGGAGACCGGGAGATTTACTATTTACATCGGTTCCAGATTGTAACAGAAAATTtgtgaagaaaagaaatgatGTTATTCTTGATACTCCTTCTCAACAAGTCGTGCATCTGGGGGAAGGTGTATTGTTTTTGGAGAATAATAAAGAGGAACATAAAACCGTCGAAGCAGTTAAGGAAAATATAACTCATAGTGACCCAGATGAGGAACGAGCGGAAAATGACAACACTAATGATACTCAGGTTCGAATTGATGAAGGAGATGTTAGCCCTTCAAAAACTGAGCCCGTTGAGCAGAGGGACGAGGATGGTGAAGATCGGCGGGGGGAGAGTGACGAAGCAGATATTAGACGCCCAGAAGATGAGCCGATCGATGatgcaattgaacaaaagaaagaggGGAATGCACGAAACCatttaaaaaattctgCTGAAGTGATGGTAGCTAATATTCCTAACGATAATCATGTAAATACTGTTCAAATGCAACCAGCTATAGTGAGGGATGATTATATTTACGACAGTGACGAATTAGCCGATTACAATCTCGAAGTTGAGCAAAAACGGTACAAACGAATGAGAAAATCCAATGATGCGGATGATAAATCGATGTCAGAGATGGGACCTAGGAAGAAACGTAAGCTATTGGGTAGAAAATTACAATCTTCTACGAATATGGATGAATCAATTGAGTTGTAA